In a genomic window of Streptomyces koelreuteriae:
- a CDS encoding crotonase/enoyl-CoA hydratase family protein yields MSTPETPVVRTERIGSALLITLDRPEARNAVNAAVAAQLAAALDELEADPALRAGVLTGEGGAFSAGMDLKAALRGESPEVEGRGFGGLTESEPAKPLIAAVEGFAMGGGFELALACDLIVAAEDARFGLPEVKRGLIAAGGGVIRLPKRVPHHLAMELLLTGEPVDGRRAGELGLANRVTGSGQAVAEALRLAERLAENAPLALATVKRVVRAADGAPDAEAFAFQREQMKTLMASADVREGMTAFAERRPARWTGR; encoded by the coding sequence ATGAGCACCCCCGAAACCCCTGTCGTACGGACCGAACGCATCGGCTCCGCCCTGCTGATCACCCTCGACCGGCCCGAGGCCCGCAACGCCGTGAACGCGGCGGTGGCCGCCCAACTGGCCGCTGCACTGGACGAGTTGGAGGCCGATCCGGCGCTGCGGGCCGGTGTGCTGACCGGTGAGGGCGGCGCCTTCAGCGCCGGTATGGACCTCAAGGCGGCGCTGCGCGGCGAGTCGCCCGAGGTCGAGGGCCGCGGGTTCGGCGGCCTCACCGAGTCCGAGCCGGCCAAGCCGCTGATCGCCGCCGTGGAGGGCTTCGCCATGGGCGGCGGCTTCGAACTGGCCCTGGCCTGCGACCTGATCGTCGCGGCCGAGGACGCCCGGTTCGGTCTGCCCGAGGTCAAGCGCGGGCTGATCGCGGCGGGCGGCGGCGTGATCCGGCTGCCCAAGCGCGTCCCGCACCACCTCGCCATGGAACTGCTGCTGACCGGCGAGCCCGTCGACGGCCGCCGTGCGGGCGAACTCGGCCTGGCCAACCGGGTCACCGGCAGCGGCCAGGCCGTCGCCGAGGCGCTGCGGCTGGCCGAACGGCTCGCGGAGAACGCCCCGCTCGCGCTCGCCACCGTCAAGCGCGTCGTCCGCGCCGCCGACGGGGCGCCCGACGCCGAGGCCTTCGCCTTCCAGCGCGAGCAGATGAAGACCCTGATGGCCTCGGCCGACGTCCGCGAGGGCATGACGGCCTTCGCCGAGCGCCGCCCCGCGCGGTGGACGGGACGGTGA